In Sideroxyarcus emersonii, one DNA window encodes the following:
- the murG gene encoding undecaprenyldiphospho-muramoylpentapeptide beta-N-acetylglucosaminyltransferase — protein sequence MSRTILIMAGGTGGHIYPGLAVADALRVQGWQVVWLGAPNSMEAELVPRHGYPVAWVNFTGVRGKGVMRLLTLPFTLLRALGQSAAAIFTHRPDVVLGMGGYITMPGGLMAAMLRRPLVIHEQNSIAGMSNKLLVKIATRVLSGFPDVLKGTQWCGNPVRADIASLPEPETRYAGRSGKLNMLVVGGSLGAQALNEALPKALAMLDEQERPNVLHQTGKKHFENVQQLYRQAGVNADIRPFLDDMASQYGRADVVICRAGALTIAELAAAGVASVLVPFPFAVDDHQTHNARFLSEKNAALLLPQKELSAEKLAQLLREMTREKLLAMAQAARSLAKPEATAAVAAVCTEMAEAS from the coding sequence ATGAGTCGCACCATACTCATCATGGCTGGCGGCACCGGCGGGCATATCTACCCGGGCCTGGCGGTCGCCGACGCATTGCGCGTGCAGGGCTGGCAGGTGGTGTGGCTGGGGGCGCCGAACAGCATGGAGGCGGAACTGGTGCCCAGACATGGCTATCCGGTGGCCTGGGTGAACTTCACCGGTGTGCGTGGCAAGGGTGTGATGCGTTTGCTGACGCTGCCGTTCACCTTGCTGCGCGCGCTGGGGCAGAGCGCAGCCGCGATATTCACGCATCGCCCCGATGTGGTGCTGGGTATGGGTGGCTACATCACCATGCCGGGCGGCCTGATGGCGGCGATGTTGCGCCGGCCACTGGTGATCCATGAGCAGAATTCCATCGCCGGCATGAGCAACAAGCTGCTGGTAAAGATCGCCACGCGGGTATTGAGCGGCTTCCCGGACGTGCTGAAGGGTACGCAGTGGTGCGGTAATCCGGTACGCGCCGACATCGCCTCCTTGCCGGAACCGGAGACGCGCTATGCCGGCCGCAGCGGCAAATTGAACATGCTGGTGGTGGGCGGCAGCCTGGGGGCGCAGGCGCTCAACGAGGCACTGCCGAAAGCGCTTGCCATGCTGGATGAACAGGAACGTCCGAATGTATTGCACCAGACCGGCAAGAAGCATTTCGAGAATGTGCAGCAGCTCTACAGGCAGGCGGGCGTCAACGCCGACATCCGCCCCTTCCTAGACGACATGGCCAGCCAGTATGGCCGGGCCGATGTGGTGATCTGCCGCGCCGGTGCACTGACCATTGCCGAGCTGGCGGCGGCAGGCGTGGCGAGCGTGCTGGTACCGTTCCCGTTCGCGGTGGACGACCACCAGACACACAACGCGCGCTTCCTGAGCGAAAAGAATGCGGCGCTGCTGCTGCCGCAGAAAGAACTCAGCGCGGAAAAGCTGGCGCAACTGCTGCGCGAGATGACCCGCGAAAAATTGCTGGCGATGGCGCAGGCCGCGCGCAGCCTGGCGAAACCGGAAGCGACGGCGGCGGTTGCGGCGGTGTGCACGGAGATGGCGGAAGCATCATGA
- the ftsW gene encoding putative lipid II flippase FtsW → MFSTALNAPRRSVAEYDDVLAWIVTALLAIGLVMVYSASIATAEAGKYTNFQPTYYLVRHGIFILTGLVAGVFAFQIPTQMWQKYAPYLFLIGVVLLLLVLIPGVGKAVNGSRRWLPLFVVNLQPSELMKLFAVLYAADYAVRKGAVKDHLLQPFLPMFGVMALVGALLLLEPDMGAFVVICAIAMGTLWLGGFNLKIFGGLLLLLPVAFAALILSSPYRMQRVIGFMDPWSDPYGKGYQLSHALIAFGRGEWLGVGLGGSVEKLFYLPEAHTDFLLAVIAEELGLFGVCAVILLFGWLIVRAFSIGRQAAMSERLFAALVAQGIAVWLGVQAMINIGVNMGVLPTKGLTLPFLSFGGSGVVVNCVAVAVLLRIDYENRRVARGLPI, encoded by the coding sequence ATGTTCAGCACGGCATTGAATGCGCCGCGCCGAAGCGTGGCGGAATACGACGACGTGCTGGCATGGATCGTCACGGCGCTGCTCGCCATCGGCCTGGTGATGGTCTATTCCGCCTCGATCGCCACGGCCGAAGCCGGCAAGTACACCAATTTCCAGCCGACCTATTACCTGGTGCGCCATGGAATCTTCATCCTGACGGGCCTGGTGGCCGGCGTGTTCGCATTCCAGATCCCGACGCAGATGTGGCAGAAATATGCGCCGTACCTGTTCCTGATCGGCGTGGTCTTGCTGCTGCTGGTGCTGATTCCCGGCGTGGGCAAGGCGGTCAACGGCAGCCGCCGCTGGTTGCCGTTGTTCGTCGTCAATCTGCAGCCGTCCGAACTGATGAAATTGTTCGCCGTGCTGTATGCCGCCGATTACGCCGTGCGCAAGGGTGCGGTGAAGGATCATCTGCTGCAGCCGTTCCTGCCGATGTTCGGCGTGATGGCGCTGGTCGGTGCGCTATTGCTGCTGGAGCCGGACATGGGCGCGTTCGTGGTGATCTGCGCGATTGCCATGGGCACGCTGTGGCTGGGCGGTTTCAACCTCAAGATATTCGGCGGGCTGCTGCTGCTGCTGCCGGTTGCCTTTGCGGCGCTGATCCTCTCGTCTCCCTATCGCATGCAGCGCGTCATCGGTTTCATGGATCCGTGGTCGGATCCGTATGGCAAGGGCTATCAGCTCAGTCATGCCTTGATCGCATTCGGGCGCGGCGAATGGCTGGGTGTCGGTCTGGGCGGCAGTGTGGAAAAACTGTTCTACCTGCCGGAGGCGCACACCGACTTCCTGCTGGCGGTGATCGCCGAGGAATTGGGTCTGTTCGGGGTGTGTGCGGTGATCCTGCTGTTCGGCTGGCTCATCGTGCGTGCCTTTTCCATCGGTCGCCAGGCGGCCATGTCGGAGCGCCTGTTTGCCGCGCTGGTGGCTCAGGGCATTGCGGTCTGGCTGGGCGTGCAGGCGATGATCAACATCGGCGTGAACATGGGAGTGCTGCCGACCAAGGGATTGACACTGCCGTTCCTGAGCTTCGGCGGCAGCGGCGTGGTGGTGAACTGCGTAGCGGTCGCAGTGTTGTTGCGGATCGATTATGAAAACCGCCGGGTCGCACGAGGTTTACCAATATGA
- the murD gene encoding UDP-N-acetylmuramoyl-L-alanine--D-glutamate ligase → MNELRGQSVLILGLGETGLSLARYLSGQGARLRVADSRMEPPGIAILRGELPQAEVHCGPFGDELLQGVDRIAISPGVPLAGPFVQRAIARGIPVEGDIELLAQQLATNDYRRNTKIIAITGANGKTTVTSMVGAMCAAAGLDAQVAGNISPAVLDALRGRDRQPQVWVLELSSFQLETTYTLDADAAAVLNVTEDHLDRYDGMDAYAAAKARIFHGRGMQVLNRDDARSNAMRIAGRRQASFGLNPPPGEQDWGISREGAITWLVQGRQKIVRADELQVSGLHNVANALAALALCRALGIPLAPLVDALRAFRGLPHRVEKVAEIQGITYYDDSKGTNVGATEAALRGLGKPAVVILGGDGKGQNFSPLREAVARHARAAVLIGRDAPLIEQAIAGCGKPVLKARDMDEAVGISAAHAQPGDAVLMSPACASFDMYKNYLHRAEAFIAAVKKLETEAACSARH, encoded by the coding sequence ATGAACGAACTGCGCGGACAATCGGTTTTGATACTCGGTCTTGGTGAGACCGGGCTGTCGCTTGCGCGCTACCTCAGCGGGCAGGGGGCGCGCTTGCGCGTGGCCGACAGCCGCATGGAACCGCCGGGTATCGCGATCCTGCGCGGCGAGCTGCCGCAGGCCGAAGTGCATTGCGGCCCGTTCGGCGACGAACTGCTGCAGGGCGTGGACCGGATCGCCATCAGCCCCGGCGTGCCGCTGGCCGGTCCGTTCGTGCAACGCGCCATCGCACGCGGCATTCCGGTCGAAGGCGACATCGAATTGTTGGCGCAGCAACTCGCCACCAACGATTACCGGCGCAACACCAAGATCATTGCCATCACCGGTGCCAACGGCAAGACGACGGTGACCAGCATGGTCGGCGCGATGTGCGCGGCAGCCGGGCTGGATGCGCAAGTGGCGGGCAACATTTCGCCTGCCGTGCTGGACGCCTTGCGCGGCCGGGACCGACAGCCGCAGGTATGGGTGCTGGAACTTTCCAGCTTCCAGCTGGAGACCACTTATACGCTGGATGCCGATGCGGCGGCAGTGCTCAACGTGACCGAAGACCACCTCGACCGATACGACGGCATGGATGCCTATGCCGCAGCCAAGGCGCGGATCTTCCACGGTCGCGGCATGCAGGTGCTGAATCGCGACGATGCGCGCAGCAATGCGATGCGCATCGCCGGGCGCAGGCAGGCGAGCTTTGGCTTGAATCCGCCGCCGGGCGAGCAGGACTGGGGGATTTCCCGCGAAGGCGCGATCACCTGGCTGGTGCAGGGCAGGCAGAAGATCGTGCGCGCCGACGAATTGCAGGTGAGCGGCCTCCATAATGTGGCGAACGCGCTGGCGGCATTGGCGCTGTGCCGCGCACTCGGCATTCCGCTGGCGCCGCTGGTCGATGCATTGCGCGCCTTCAGGGGCTTGCCGCATCGCGTGGAAAAGGTTGCCGAGATACAAGGCATCACCTATTACGACGATTCCAAAGGCACCAACGTCGGCGCAACCGAGGCGGCGCTGAGGGGCCTGGGCAAGCCTGCAGTGGTGATCCTGGGCGGTGACGGCAAAGGGCAGAATTTCTCGCCGTTGCGCGAAGCGGTGGCGCGGCATGCGCGTGCCGCAGTGCTGATCGGCCGAGATGCGCCGCTGATCGAACAGGCCATCGCCGGATGCGGCAAGCCGGTATTGAAGGCGCGCGACATGGATGAAGCGGTAGGGATATCAGCCGCCCATGCGCAACCTGGCGACGCAGTGCTGATGTCGCCTGCCTGCGCCAGCTTCGATATGTACAAGAACTATCTGCATCGCGCGGAAGCATTCATCGCGGCAGTGAAGAAACTCGAAACGGAGGCGGCATGTTCAGCACGGCATTGA
- the mraY gene encoding phospho-N-acetylmuramoyl-pentapeptide-transferase has translation MLLALAQWLAQDIRTFSVFNYITLRAVMSAMTALFISFLLGPWMIRKLTAMKIGQAVRTDGPQTHLVKAGTPTMGGALILMSVAITTLLWGDLHNSYIWVVLFTTLGVGAIGWVDDYRKVVHRNPDGLSARAKMFWQSLIALAVGIFLWTHATLPAHTELIVPFFKNVAFPLGMIGFIVLVYLVIVGSSNAVNLTDGLDGLAIMPTVMVSAALAIFAYVAGHAEFSKYLGEPSIPGAGELAVFCAAISGAGLAFLWFNAYPAEVFMGDVGALALGAALGAVAVIIRQELVLFIMGGVFVVEAVSVMLQVSYFKYTKKKYGTGKRILLMAPLHHHFEQKGWKETQVVVRFWIITMLLVLIGLATLKLR, from the coding sequence ATGCTGCTCGCATTAGCACAATGGTTGGCGCAGGACATCAGGACATTCAGCGTATTCAACTACATCACGCTGCGTGCGGTGATGTCGGCGATGACGGCGCTGTTCATCTCCTTCCTGCTCGGTCCATGGATGATACGCAAGCTGACCGCAATGAAGATCGGCCAGGCGGTGCGTACCGACGGGCCGCAGACGCACCTGGTGAAAGCCGGCACACCGACCATGGGCGGCGCGCTGATCCTGATGTCGGTCGCCATCACTACATTGCTGTGGGGCGATCTGCACAATTCATATATCTGGGTGGTGCTGTTCACCACGCTGGGTGTCGGTGCCATTGGCTGGGTCGACGACTACCGCAAGGTGGTACACCGCAATCCGGACGGCCTGTCGGCGCGCGCGAAGATGTTCTGGCAATCGCTGATCGCGCTGGCGGTCGGCATATTTCTGTGGACACACGCCACGCTGCCCGCGCATACCGAACTCATCGTGCCATTCTTCAAGAACGTGGCGTTCCCTCTCGGCATGATCGGCTTCATCGTGCTGGTCTATCTGGTGATCGTCGGCAGCAGCAATGCGGTGAACCTGACCGACGGCCTGGACGGCCTGGCCATCATGCCGACGGTGATGGTATCGGCGGCCCTGGCCATTTTCGCCTATGTCGCCGGCCATGCCGAATTCTCGAAGTATCTGGGTGAACCCTCCATTCCAGGCGCGGGCGAACTGGCGGTGTTCTGTGCCGCCATCTCGGGGGCCGGATTGGCCTTCCTCTGGTTCAACGCCTATCCGGCGGAAGTGTTCATGGGCGATGTCGGCGCGCTGGCGCTGGGCGCGGCACTGGGCGCGGTGGCGGTGATCATTCGCCAGGAACTGGTGCTGTTCATCATGGGAGGCGTGTTCGTGGTGGAAGCGGTGTCGGTGATGCTGCAGGTATCCTATTTCAAATACACGAAGAAGAAATACGGCACCGGCAAGCGCATCCTGCTGATGGCGCCGTTGCACCACCATTTCGAGCAAAAGGGCTGGAAAGAGACACAGGTCGTTGTCCGGTTCTGGATTATCACAATGCTGTTGGTGCTCATCGGATTGGCGACATTGAAACTCAGATAA
- the murF gene encoding UDP-N-acetylmuramoyl-tripeptide--D-alanyl-D-alanine ligase has protein sequence MMMLSQAARALHAEMGGADVNLAGVSTDTRTIQPGDLFIALKGEHFDGAGFVGQALQAGAVAAIVNAGSDIGGVSCPLLRVPDTRLALGALAAYWRSQFDIPLVAITGSNGKTTVKEMLASILRATGGDAGSVLATQGNLNNDIGMPLTLLKLRAAHRYAVIEMGMNHPNEIDYLTRIARPDVALVNNASGAHLQGLGSVEGVARAKGEIFAGLASGGTAVINADDAHAGLWRNLAGQHRVLDFAMAHPAAIQGKWTPQGYGGALRARTPAGELSVALQVPGEHNARNALAATAAALALGVPLDTIARALQEFGGVAGRLQRKPARHGATLIDDTYNANPASMHAALEVLAHTGGKRIFVLGDMGELGADAAQFHREIGIAARELGIERLLALGTLSAEAVREFGTGAQHFADIETLQKVLDGELDAQTTVLVKGSRFMKMERVVQFSALNKEEACCSH, from the coding sequence ATGATGATGCTGTCACAAGCCGCACGCGCGCTGCATGCAGAGATGGGCGGTGCCGATGTAAACCTGGCAGGCGTCTCCACGGATACGCGCACCATCCAGCCGGGCGACCTGTTCATTGCCCTCAAGGGCGAACATTTCGACGGCGCAGGCTTTGTCGGGCAGGCGCTTCAGGCGGGGGCCGTTGCTGCAATCGTGAATGCCGGCAGCGACATCGGCGGTGTGTCATGCCCGCTGCTGCGCGTGCCTGACACGCGCCTGGCCTTGGGGGCGCTGGCCGCATATTGGCGCTCGCAGTTCGACATACCCCTGGTTGCGATCACCGGCAGCAACGGCAAGACCACGGTAAAGGAAATGCTGGCATCGATTCTGCGCGCCACGGGAGGCGATGCCGGAAGCGTGCTGGCCACCCAGGGCAATCTCAACAATGACATCGGCATGCCGCTCACCTTGCTGAAGCTGCGCGCGGCGCATCGCTATGCCGTGATCGAAATGGGCATGAACCATCCGAACGAAATCGACTATCTGACGCGCATCGCACGTCCGGATGTGGCGCTCGTCAACAACGCATCGGGGGCGCACCTGCAGGGGCTGGGCTCGGTGGAAGGCGTGGCCCGCGCCAAAGGCGAGATATTCGCCGGTCTCGCGAGTGGCGGCACGGCGGTCATCAATGCAGACGATGCGCATGCGGGGTTATGGCGCAACCTGGCGGGCCAGCATCGCGTGCTCGATTTCGCCATGGCGCATCCGGCCGCGATCCAGGGGAAATGGACCCCCCAGGGGTACGGTGGCGCGCTGCGGGCACGGACGCCGGCAGGCGAGTTGTCCGTCGCACTGCAGGTGCCGGGTGAGCACAACGCGCGCAATGCGTTGGCGGCAACGGCTGCGGCGCTCGCGCTGGGCGTTCCGCTGGACACCATCGCCAGGGCGCTGCAGGAATTTGGCGGAGTGGCGGGTCGTCTGCAGCGCAAGCCGGCACGGCATGGAGCGACCCTGATCGACGATACCTACAACGCCAATCCCGCATCCATGCATGCCGCACTGGAAGTGCTGGCGCATACCGGGGGCAAGCGCATCTTCGTACTCGGCGACATGGGCGAACTGGGTGCCGACGCGGCCCAGTTCCATCGCGAGATCGGCATTGCGGCGCGCGAGCTGGGCATAGAGAGACTGCTGGCGCTGGGTACCCTGAGCGCCGAAGCGGTGCGCGAGTTCGGTACGGGCGCGCAGCATTTTGCGGACATCGAAACGCTGCAGAAGGTATTGGATGGGGAGCTGGATGCGCAGACGACGGTGCTGGTGAAGGGGTCGCGCTTCATGAAGATGGAACGGGTCGTGCAATTCAGCGCGCTCAACAAGGAGGAAGCATGCTGCTCGCATTAG
- a CDS encoding UDP-N-acetylmuramoyl-L-alanyl-D-glutamate--2,6-diaminopimelate ligase, with amino-acid sequence MTAFHPDQLNSLGVGIARLVSDSRAVQPGDTFVAYPGGQADGRGYIAQAIERGANAVIWEAHDFEWNPAWQVPNLAVKDLRHQAGLIADQVYDRPSHKLWMVGITGTNGKTSISHWLARTFGALGRKSAVLGTLGNGFPGTLQATANTTPDALLVHGLLAQYQSQGAQVAVMEVSSHALTQGRVNGVHYDVAMLTNLTRDHLDYHGDMQSYAAAKRRLFDWSQLKHAVLNLDDAFGAELAEQLQDASVEVIGYGLGDDALRLAERLGIRMVYGNLAQVNAQGLTLQLHTSWGAAALCSKLIGRFNASNLLGALAVLLASEVRLDDAVHELGLQKAVAGRMQTLGGKNVPAVVVDYAHTPDALEKVLVTLREVTEPFGGKILCVFGCGGDRDRGKRPMMGTVASKFADICIVTSDNPRSEEPASIIEAICTGMQGEYQVIEDRAKAINHAIAMARPHDTVLLAGKGHEDYQEIKGVRYPFSDSEIAHRALSMWKPEERWL; translated from the coding sequence ATGACCGCCTTCCATCCGGACCAATTGAATAGCCTGGGTGTGGGAATCGCGCGACTGGTGTCCGACAGTCGCGCCGTACAGCCTGGCGACACCTTTGTCGCCTATCCGGGAGGACAGGCCGACGGCCGCGGCTATATCGCGCAGGCGATCGAACGCGGCGCGAACGCCGTGATCTGGGAGGCGCACGATTTCGAATGGAATCCGGCGTGGCAGGTACCCAATCTTGCGGTGAAAGATCTGCGCCACCAGGCCGGACTGATCGCAGACCAGGTTTATGACAGGCCGTCGCACAAGCTCTGGATGGTGGGCATCACCGGTACCAATGGCAAGACCTCGATCAGTCACTGGTTGGCCAGGACATTCGGCGCGCTTGGGCGCAAGAGTGCCGTACTGGGCACGCTGGGGAACGGCTTCCCCGGCACGCTGCAGGCGACAGCCAATACCACGCCGGACGCGCTGCTCGTGCATGGCTTGCTGGCGCAGTACCAGAGCCAGGGGGCGCAAGTGGCGGTGATGGAGGTGTCCTCGCATGCATTGACGCAGGGGCGGGTCAACGGCGTGCATTACGACGTGGCGATGCTGACCAACCTCACGCGCGACCACCTCGATTACCACGGCGACATGCAAAGCTATGCGGCAGCAAAACGGCGGCTGTTCGACTGGTCGCAGCTCAAGCATGCGGTACTGAACCTCGACGATGCCTTCGGTGCCGAGCTGGCCGAACAACTGCAGGATGCCAGCGTCGAGGTGATCGGCTACGGTCTTGGCGACGACGCGTTGCGCCTGGCGGAGCGCCTGGGCATCCGCATGGTGTACGGCAATCTTGCGCAGGTGAATGCGCAGGGACTGACGCTGCAGCTGCACACCAGCTGGGGAGCGGCTGCGCTGTGCAGCAAGCTGATCGGGCGTTTCAATGCGTCCAATCTGCTGGGTGCGCTGGCGGTGTTGCTGGCCAGCGAAGTCCGGCTGGACGACGCGGTACACGAACTCGGTTTGCAGAAGGCGGTAGCCGGGCGCATGCAGACACTGGGGGGCAAGAATGTGCCGGCCGTCGTGGTGGATTACGCCCATACGCCGGATGCGCTGGAAAAAGTGCTGGTCACGCTGCGCGAAGTGACGGAACCGTTCGGCGGGAAAATCCTTTGCGTATTCGGCTGCGGAGGGGATCGCGACCGCGGCAAGCGGCCAATGATGGGAACCGTAGCCTCGAAGTTCGCCGATATCTGCATCGTCACGAGCGACAACCCGCGCAGCGAAGAGCCGGCTTCGATCATCGAAGCAATCTGCACCGGGATGCAGGGCGAGTACCAGGTGATCGAGGATCGCGCGAAGGCCATCAACCATGCCATCGCCATGGCGCGCCCGCACGATACGGTGCTGCTGGCCGGCAAGGGGCACGAGGATTACCAGGAGATCAAGGGGGTGCGCTATCCCTTCTCGGACAGCGAGATCGCCCATCGTGCGCTGAGCATGTGGAAGCCCGAGGAGCGCTGGCTATGA
- a CDS encoding penicillin-binding protein 2 gives MNYATAAIQTSGQIALPAWRSRVLFVLLLTGLVVLLGRAVYLQGIHNGFLQQEGDARYGRVVEIHAHRGMITDRHGEPLAVSTPVESVWASPGDVEISPTQISQLAQIIGLSSAEVKSKLATSREFVYLKRQLPPEQAAKVVKLGIPGISLQREYRRYYPGGEVTAHLIGFTDVDDNGQEGIELALQGQLGGKAGSQQVIKDRRGFIVEDVASLRAPKAGVDVALSIDSKIQSLAFREIKQAVERNKAKGGSIVVLDARTGEVLALANWPSYNSNNRDKPGMAVLRNHAVTDQFEPGSTMKPFTIATALEAGKIKPNSVIDTSGGVFTVNGRTIHDTHPERFLTVAQIIQKSSNVGTAKIALSLPPETLWHGLSEDGFGSLTGSEFPGEAEGKLRDYRKWRPIEQATMSYGNGISVNLLQLARAYTVFANNGELKPITLLKQETPALGVKVYSDATAQAVRDMMEMVVKPGGTAPLAQITGYRVAGKTGTAHKLENGKYVNRYVASFVGLAPASNPRLIVAVMVNEPGGRDYYGGLVAAPVFSNVMGAALRMLSIPNDAPLDNVLQAPGEVVGEEV, from the coding sequence ATGAACTACGCCACTGCGGCCATACAAACCTCGGGGCAGATCGCATTGCCGGCATGGCGTTCCCGCGTGCTGTTCGTGCTGCTGCTGACGGGGCTGGTTGTCTTGCTCGGTCGTGCGGTATACCTGCAGGGCATCCATAATGGATTCCTGCAACAGGAAGGGGATGCACGCTACGGGCGCGTCGTCGAGATCCACGCGCACCGCGGCATGATCACGGACCGGCACGGCGAGCCGCTGGCGGTGAGCACGCCGGTCGAGTCGGTATGGGCGAGCCCGGGCGATGTCGAGATTTCCCCGACGCAGATATCCCAGCTGGCGCAGATCATCGGGCTGAGTTCCGCAGAAGTGAAGAGCAAACTGGCTACCTCGCGCGAGTTCGTCTATCTCAAACGCCAGTTGCCGCCGGAGCAGGCGGCGAAGGTCGTCAAACTCGGCATTCCCGGCATTTCGCTGCAGCGCGAATATCGCCGTTACTACCCGGGTGGCGAAGTCACTGCGCACCTGATCGGTTTCACCGATGTCGATGACAACGGGCAGGAGGGCATCGAGCTGGCACTGCAGGGGCAACTTGGCGGCAAAGCCGGCAGCCAGCAGGTGATCAAGGACAGGCGCGGATTCATCGTGGAGGACGTGGCCAGCCTGCGCGCGCCCAAGGCGGGAGTCGATGTCGCCTTGAGCATCGACAGCAAAATACAATCCCTCGCCTTCCGCGAGATCAAGCAGGCGGTCGAGCGGAACAAGGCGAAGGGCGGCTCCATCGTCGTGCTGGACGCCAGGACCGGCGAAGTGCTGGCGCTGGCGAACTGGCCTTCCTACAATTCCAACAACCGCGACAAGCCGGGCATGGCGGTGCTACGCAATCATGCGGTCACCGATCAGTTCGAACCCGGTTCCACCATGAAGCCTTTCACCATTGCTACGGCGCTGGAAGCGGGCAAGATCAAACCCAACTCGGTCATCGACACGTCGGGCGGTGTGTTCACCGTGAACGGCCGCACGATACACGATACCCATCCCGAGAGGTTCCTCACGGTCGCCCAGATCATCCAGAAATCCAGCAACGTCGGCACGGCCAAGATCGCGCTCAGCCTGCCGCCGGAAACGCTATGGCATGGCCTGAGCGAGGACGGATTCGGCTCCCTGACGGGAAGCGAGTTCCCCGGCGAAGCGGAGGGCAAACTGCGCGACTACAGAAAATGGCGTCCCATCGAACAGGCGACGATGTCCTATGGCAACGGTATCTCGGTGAACCTGCTGCAACTGGCACGCGCCTATACGGTGTTCGCCAACAACGGCGAACTGAAGCCGATCACCCTGCTCAAGCAGGAAACCCCGGCGCTGGGCGTCAAAGTCTATTCCGATGCGACCGCACAAGCGGTGCGCGACATGATGGAAATGGTGGTGAAACCGGGGGGTACCGCGCCGCTGGCACAGATCACCGGCTACCGCGTGGCCGGCAAGACCGGCACAGCGCACAAGCTGGAGAACGGGAAATATGTGAATCGCTATGTCGCATCGTTCGTCGGACTGGCACCCGCATCCAATCCGCGCCTGATTGTCGCCGTGATGGTCAACGAGCCGGGCGGCCGCGACTATTACGGCGGACTGGTTGCGGCCCCGGTGTTCAGCAACGTGATGGGTGCTGCGCTGCGCATGCTCAGCATACCCAATGACGCGCCGCTGGATAATGTGCTGCAGGCGCCGGGCGAGGTAGTGGGGGAGGAAGTATGA
- the ftsL gene encoding cell division protein FtsL, with protein sequence MARLNVLLLAIVIACALGVVTSQHKARKLFVELQKEKDRAQQMDVEWGQLQLEQGTLAMPARVENLASRQLQMQMPQAGQIRYIRIGSGAAVQP encoded by the coding sequence GTGGCTAGGCTGAATGTCCTCTTGCTTGCCATAGTCATCGCATGTGCGTTGGGTGTCGTCACCTCCCAGCACAAGGCGCGCAAGCTGTTCGTGGAATTGCAGAAGGAAAAGGACAGGGCGCAGCAGATGGATGTGGAGTGGGGCCAATTGCAGCTTGAGCAGGGTACGCTGGCCATGCCGGCGCGAGTGGAAAACCTTGCCAGTCGCCAATTGCAGATGCAGATGCCGCAGGCGGGGCAGATTCGCTATATCCGCATCGGTAGTGGAGCGGCGGTACAACCATGA
- the rsmH gene encoding 16S rRNA (cytosine(1402)-N(4))-methyltransferase RsmH: MSEGLVHATVLLNEAVEALQVKPDGIYVDGTFGRGGHSRLILRRLGERGSLIALDKDPAAVEAGRAVDDARFRMVHSGFEHLGEVLQELGIDKVDGVLLDLGVSSPQLDDEQRGFSFRFDAPLDMRMDTSRGETAAEWLATVDEGELAEVIRDYGEERFARQIARAIVAARQEREILTTKQLGDIVAQSVRTREPGKNPATRTFQAIRIYINRELEELESVLPQCVGHLKEGGRMAVISFHSLEDRMVKHFMRDMAQGDKLPKHVPIRAADVPQGKLRLVGKAIQASPEEVAANPRARSAVLRVAERLGG; the protein is encoded by the coding sequence GTGAGCGAGGGGCTGGTTCACGCGACAGTCCTGTTGAACGAAGCAGTCGAAGCATTGCAGGTGAAGCCGGATGGCATCTACGTGGATGGCACGTTCGGGCGCGGCGGACACAGCCGCCTGATCCTGCGCCGGCTGGGGGAGCGGGGAAGCCTGATCGCGCTGGACAAGGATCCGGCAGCGGTGGAGGCGGGAAGGGCGGTCGACGATGCGCGCTTCCGCATGGTGCATAGCGGTTTCGAGCATCTCGGAGAAGTGCTGCAGGAACTGGGGATCGACAAGGTGGATGGAGTGTTGCTGGACCTGGGGGTGTCGTCGCCGCAACTGGACGACGAGCAACGCGGATTCAGTTTCAGGTTCGATGCGCCGCTCGATATGCGCATGGATACGAGCAGGGGGGAGACAGCGGCAGAATGGCTGGCTACGGTGGACGAGGGCGAACTCGCGGAGGTGATACGTGATTACGGCGAAGAACGGTTTGCTAGGCAGATTGCAAGGGCGATTGTTGCTGCGCGCCAGGAACGAGAAATCCTCACCACGAAACAGCTCGGCGACATCGTCGCCCAGAGTGTACGCACGCGCGAACCCGGCAAGAATCCGGCGACCCGTACCTTTCAGGCTATACGGATTTATATCAACCGCGAGCTCGAGGAACTCGAGAGCGTGCTGCCGCAATGCGTGGGTCATCTGAAAGAGGGCGGGCGCATGGCAGTGATCAGCTTTCATTCGCTGGAAGATCGCATGGTCAAGCATTTCATGCGTGACATGGCACAGGGCGACAAATTGCCGAAGCATGTGCCGATCCGCGCAGCCGATGTGCCGCAAGGGAAGTTGCGCCTGGTCGGCAAGGCGATCCAGGCATCGCCGGAAGAAGTGGCAGCGAACCCGCGCGCGCGCAGCGCGGTGTTGCGAGTGGCGGAGCGTTTAGGTGGCTAG